In Citrus sinensis cultivar Valencia sweet orange chromosome 2, DVS_A1.0, whole genome shotgun sequence, a single genomic region encodes these proteins:
- the LOC102619160 gene encoding katanin p80 WD40 repeat-containing subunit B1 homolog KTN80.1 isoform X2, which produces MVRTLTGHKSNCTAVEFHPFGEFFASGCMDTNLKIWDIRKKGCIHTYKGHTRGINTIRFTPDGRWVVSGGFDNVVKVWDLTAGKLLHDFKFHEGHIRSIDFHPLEFLLATGSADRTVKFWDLETFELIGSTRPEVTGVRAITFHPDGRTLFSGFDDNLKVYSWEPVICHDSVEMGWSTLGDLCINDGKLLGCSFYRNSVGIWVADVSHVEPYGVGAPEPDQSICTEVKFNPPGSHSLEKVGIIGRSTSGFRSTSPDYETKDIKTIYVDSTGGKPVASQKIGPLNSPKVLPPLDSEEISDLQTEKQNPAIGVPEITNGQALDKSFIVPSIVPQESPAGKDSSFSAGESITFSRTKPGMLLRPAHVQKPSNSKYDAERLSTAAESESLNSKKSDLDSAVDPNVKTRFVSSDGARKSCEEKDCHIKTITGEIENIFSPQKPPKQEDGDKSRDCSKITNSVKFVNGVAVVPGRTRSLVERFERREKVNSNEDLAANVIPQTRLSRNEDQAADVTPQTTLSSNEDHVANVTSQTRLNGNEYQAATAPQQTRLSSNIDPVANVTPQTVPSGNEDQAANVTPQTRPSSNEDQTANVIRQTRPSSNEDQAVIVNPQTRLHSNEDQASNITPHTRHDRNEDRATNITPQTKISRNQDRATNITSHMGLNSNENRATNIPSRSRLNSREDQSTNTPSQTILNGAENKATKTPTQMRLKSSEDQVTITPPRARLNSSIEGQATNIPIRRRFNRNVDQTTNVTRHRRSISNTDQATSTTAHVAVKNNDDIATVITPHVTALSYERPSTPKGEPQISGRDTPVANEGEAVESLMETHDIFISTLRSRLTKLQVVRHFWERNDIKGGINALRKLPDHSVQADVMSVLMEKMEILNLDLFLCLLPMLMGLLDSKMERHASISLEMLLKLVVVFGPMIHSTLSAPPAVGVDLHAEQRRECCNRCFMQLQKIQKILPILERRGGLLAKCAHELNLVLQES; this is translated from the exons A TGGTTCGCACACTTACTGGGCATAAATCCAATTGCACTGCTGTTGAATTTCATCCATTTGGTGAGTTCTTTGCATCTGGTTGCATGGACACAAATTTGAAGATCTGGGATATCAGAAAGAAAGGCTGCATTCACACATACAAGGGTCATACGCGAGGCATCAATACTATCAGATTCACTCCTGATGGTCGCTGGGTAGTTTCTGGTGGATTTGATAATGTCGTGAAG GTGTGGGATCTTACTGCCGGAAAACTCTTGCACGATTTTAAGTTCCATGAAGGGCATATCAGGTCGATAGACTTCCATCCCTTAGAGTTTCTTCTGGCCACAG GTTCAGCAGACAGAACCGTGAAATTCTGGGATTTGGAAACCTTTGAACTGATTGGATCAACCAGACCTGAG GTAACAGGAGTTCGCGCAATTACTTTTCATCCTGATGGGAGGACTCTGTTTTCTGGTTTTGACGATAATCTGAAG GTCTATTCATGGGAGCCTGTTATTTGTCATGATAGTGTTGAAATGGGATGGTCAACACTTGGTGATCTCTGCATTAACGACGGAAAGCTTTTGGGTTGCTCATTTTATCGAAATAGTGTCGGAATTTGGGTGGCTGATGTGTCG CATGTTGAGCCTTATGGAGTTGGTGCACCTGAACCTGATCAAAGTATTTGCACAGAGGTCAAATTTAATCCCCCAGGAAGTCATTCTTTGGAAAAAGTGGGAATTATTGGGAGATCAACTTCAGGTTTCCGCTCTACCTCTCCTGATTATGAGACAAAAGACATAAAGACCATATATGTGGATt CTACTGGCGGAAAACCTGTTGCTTCACAGAAAATTGGGCCTTTGAACTCTCCAAAAGTTTTACCTCCATTGGATTCTGAGGAAATCAGTGATCTGCAAACAGAGAAGCAGAATCCTGCAATAGGAGTTCCAGAAATAACTAATGGACAAGCACTTGATAAATCTTTTATTGTCCCTAGTATTGTACCTCAGGAGAGTCCGGCTGGGAaagattcttctttttctgCAGGAGAATCTATCACCTTTTCAAGGACAAAACCTGGTATGTTGCTCAGACCAGCTCACGTACAGAAGCCATCAAATAGCAAGTATGATGCTGAAAGGCTGTCAACAGCTGCTGAATCTGAAAGCCTTAACAGTAAGAAGAGTGATTTAGACAGTGCAGTGGATCCAAATGTCAAAACTCGCTTTGTATCGTCAGATGGAGCTAGAAAATCCTGTGAAGAAAAGGACTGTCATATCAAGACCATTACAGGGgagattgaaaatattttctctccaCAGAAACCTCCAAAACAAGAAGACG gtGATAAATCTCGTGATTGCAGCAAAATAACTAACTCTGTCAAATTTGTCAATGGAG TTGCAGTTGTACCTGGAAGAACTCGCTCTCTTGTAGAGAGAtttgaaagaagagaaaaagttaATAGCAATGAAGATCTAGCAGCTAATGTCATCCCACAAACAAGACTGAGCAGAAATGAAGATCAAGCAGCCGATGTCACTCCACAAACAACACTGAGCAGCAATGAAGATCATGTAGCCAATGTCACTTCACAAACAAGACTGAATGGCAATGAATATCAAGCAGCTACTGCCCCCCAACAAACAAGACTGAGCAGCAATATAGATCCAGTGGCTAATGTCACCCCACAAACAGTACCAAGCGGCAATGAAGATCAAGCAGCTAATGTCACCCCTCAAACAAGACCGAGTAGCAATGAAGATCAAACAGCTAATGTCATCCGTCAAACAAGACCGAGTAGCAATGAAGATCAAGCAGTTATTGTCAACCCTCAAACAAGGCTCCATAGCAATGAAGACCAAGCAAGTAATATAACCCCTCACACAAGACATGATAGGAATGAAGACCGAGCAACTAATATCACTCCTCAGACAAAAATCAGTAGGAATCAAGACCGAGCAACTAATATCACCTCTCACATGGGACTTAATAGCAATGAAAACCGAGCAACTAATATTCCCTCCCGTTCGAGACTTAATAGCCGTGAAGACCAATCAACTAATACCCCCTCTCAAACAATACTTAATGGTGCTGAAAATAAAGCAACTAAAACCCCTACTCAAATGAGACTTAAAAGCAGTGAAGACCAAGTAACTATTACCCCTCCTCGTGCAAGACTTAACAGCAGCATTGAAGGCCAAGCAACTAATATTCCAATTCGTAGGAGATTTAATAGAAATGTAGATCAAACAACTAATGTTACCCGTCACAGGAGATCTATTAGCAACACAGATCAAGCAACCTCTACCACTGCTCACGTAGCAGTTAAGAACAATGATGATATAGCAACTGTTATTACCCCCCATGTGACAGCTTTATCCTACGAAAGACCCAGCACTCCG AAAGGAGAACCTCAAATTTCTGGAAGGGATACACCCGTTGCTAATGAGGGGGAAGCTGTTGAAAGTCTGATGGAAACTCATGATATTTTCATAAGCACCCTACGATCCCGCTTGACAAAATTACAG GTGGTGCGGCATTTTTGGGAAAGAAATGACATCAAAGGCGGCATTAATGCCTTGAGGAAGCTGCCAGATCACTCT GTACAGGCTGATGTGATGAGTGTTCTCATGGAGAAAATGGAGATTCTCAACCTAGATTTGTTTTTGTGCTTGCTACCCATGCTTATGGGCTTACTGGACAGCAAGATGGAAAg GCATGCAAGCATCTCTCTGGAGATGCTTCTGAAGCTGGTTGTAGTCTTTGGCCCAATGATACACTCAACTCTTTCAGCACCTCCAGCTGTTGGTGTTGATCTTCATGCGGAGCAAAG GCGAGAATGTTGCAACCGGTGCTTTATGCAGCTGCAAAAGATCCAGAAAATTCTTCCCATCCTTGAAAG GAGGGGTGGCTTGCTGGCCAAATGTGCCCATGAATTGAATTTAGTTCTTCAAGAATCATAA
- the LOC102619160 gene encoding katanin p80 WD40 repeat-containing subunit B1 homolog KTN80.3 isoform X3, whose translation MDTNLKIWDIRKKGCIHTYKGHTRGINTIRFTPDGRWVVSGGFDNVVKVWDLTAGKLLHDFKFHEGHIRSIDFHPLEFLLATGSADRTVKFWDLETFELIGSTRPEVTGVRAITFHPDGRTLFSGFDDNLKVYSWEPVICHDSVEMGWSTLGDLCINDGKLLGCSFYRNSVGIWVADVSHVEPYGVGAPEPDQSICTEVKFNPPGSHSLEKVGIIGRSTSGFRSTSPDYETKDIKTIYVDSTGGKPVASQKIGPLNSPKVLPPLDSEEISDLQTEKQNPAIGVPEITNGQALDKSFIVPSIVPQESPAGKDSSFSAGESITFSRTKPGMLLRPAHVQKPSNSKYDAERLSTAAESESLNSKKSDLDSAVDPNVKTRFVSSDGARKSCEEKDCHIKTITGEIENIFSPQKPPKQEDGDKSRDCSKITNSVKFVNGVAVVPGRTRSLVERFERREKVNSNEDLAANVIPQTRLSRNEDQAADVTPQTTLSSNEDHVANVTSQTRLNGNEYQAATAPQQTRLSSNIDPVANVTPQTVPSGNEDQAANVTPQTRPSSNEDQTANVIRQTRPSSNEDQAVIVNPQTRLHSNEDQASNITPHTRHDRNEDRATNITPQTKISRNQDRATNITSHMGLNSNENRATNIPSRSRLNSREDQSTNTPSQTILNGAENKATKTPTQMRLKSSEDQVTITPPRARLNSSIEGQATNIPIRRRFNRNVDQTTNVTRHRRSISNTDQATSTTAHVAVKNNDDIATVITPHVTALSYERPSTPKGEPQISGRDTPVANEGEAVESLMETHDIFISTLRSRLTKLQVVRHFWERNDIKGGINALRKLPDHSVQADVMSVLMEKMEILNLDLFLCLLPMLMGLLDSKMERHASISLEMLLKLVVVFGPMIHSTLSAPPAVGVDLHAEQRRECCNRCFMQLQKIQKILPILERRGGLLAKCAHELNLVLQES comes from the exons ATGGACACAAATTTGAAGATCTGGGATATCAGAAAGAAAGGCTGCATTCACACATACAAGGGTCATACGCGAGGCATCAATACTATCAGATTCACTCCTGATGGTCGCTGGGTAGTTTCTGGTGGATTTGATAATGTCGTGAAG GTGTGGGATCTTACTGCCGGAAAACTCTTGCACGATTTTAAGTTCCATGAAGGGCATATCAGGTCGATAGACTTCCATCCCTTAGAGTTTCTTCTGGCCACAG GTTCAGCAGACAGAACCGTGAAATTCTGGGATTTGGAAACCTTTGAACTGATTGGATCAACCAGACCTGAG GTAACAGGAGTTCGCGCAATTACTTTTCATCCTGATGGGAGGACTCTGTTTTCTGGTTTTGACGATAATCTGAAG GTCTATTCATGGGAGCCTGTTATTTGTCATGATAGTGTTGAAATGGGATGGTCAACACTTGGTGATCTCTGCATTAACGACGGAAAGCTTTTGGGTTGCTCATTTTATCGAAATAGTGTCGGAATTTGGGTGGCTGATGTGTCG CATGTTGAGCCTTATGGAGTTGGTGCACCTGAACCTGATCAAAGTATTTGCACAGAGGTCAAATTTAATCCCCCAGGAAGTCATTCTTTGGAAAAAGTGGGAATTATTGGGAGATCAACTTCAGGTTTCCGCTCTACCTCTCCTGATTATGAGACAAAAGACATAAAGACCATATATGTGGATt CTACTGGCGGAAAACCTGTTGCTTCACAGAAAATTGGGCCTTTGAACTCTCCAAAAGTTTTACCTCCATTGGATTCTGAGGAAATCAGTGATCTGCAAACAGAGAAGCAGAATCCTGCAATAGGAGTTCCAGAAATAACTAATGGACAAGCACTTGATAAATCTTTTATTGTCCCTAGTATTGTACCTCAGGAGAGTCCGGCTGGGAaagattcttctttttctgCAGGAGAATCTATCACCTTTTCAAGGACAAAACCTGGTATGTTGCTCAGACCAGCTCACGTACAGAAGCCATCAAATAGCAAGTATGATGCTGAAAGGCTGTCAACAGCTGCTGAATCTGAAAGCCTTAACAGTAAGAAGAGTGATTTAGACAGTGCAGTGGATCCAAATGTCAAAACTCGCTTTGTATCGTCAGATGGAGCTAGAAAATCCTGTGAAGAAAAGGACTGTCATATCAAGACCATTACAGGGgagattgaaaatattttctctccaCAGAAACCTCCAAAACAAGAAGACG gtGATAAATCTCGTGATTGCAGCAAAATAACTAACTCTGTCAAATTTGTCAATGGAG TTGCAGTTGTACCTGGAAGAACTCGCTCTCTTGTAGAGAGAtttgaaagaagagaaaaagttaATAGCAATGAAGATCTAGCAGCTAATGTCATCCCACAAACAAGACTGAGCAGAAATGAAGATCAAGCAGCCGATGTCACTCCACAAACAACACTGAGCAGCAATGAAGATCATGTAGCCAATGTCACTTCACAAACAAGACTGAATGGCAATGAATATCAAGCAGCTACTGCCCCCCAACAAACAAGACTGAGCAGCAATATAGATCCAGTGGCTAATGTCACCCCACAAACAGTACCAAGCGGCAATGAAGATCAAGCAGCTAATGTCACCCCTCAAACAAGACCGAGTAGCAATGAAGATCAAACAGCTAATGTCATCCGTCAAACAAGACCGAGTAGCAATGAAGATCAAGCAGTTATTGTCAACCCTCAAACAAGGCTCCATAGCAATGAAGACCAAGCAAGTAATATAACCCCTCACACAAGACATGATAGGAATGAAGACCGAGCAACTAATATCACTCCTCAGACAAAAATCAGTAGGAATCAAGACCGAGCAACTAATATCACCTCTCACATGGGACTTAATAGCAATGAAAACCGAGCAACTAATATTCCCTCCCGTTCGAGACTTAATAGCCGTGAAGACCAATCAACTAATACCCCCTCTCAAACAATACTTAATGGTGCTGAAAATAAAGCAACTAAAACCCCTACTCAAATGAGACTTAAAAGCAGTGAAGACCAAGTAACTATTACCCCTCCTCGTGCAAGACTTAACAGCAGCATTGAAGGCCAAGCAACTAATATTCCAATTCGTAGGAGATTTAATAGAAATGTAGATCAAACAACTAATGTTACCCGTCACAGGAGATCTATTAGCAACACAGATCAAGCAACCTCTACCACTGCTCACGTAGCAGTTAAGAACAATGATGATATAGCAACTGTTATTACCCCCCATGTGACAGCTTTATCCTACGAAAGACCCAGCACTCCG AAAGGAGAACCTCAAATTTCTGGAAGGGATACACCCGTTGCTAATGAGGGGGAAGCTGTTGAAAGTCTGATGGAAACTCATGATATTTTCATAAGCACCCTACGATCCCGCTTGACAAAATTACAG GTGGTGCGGCATTTTTGGGAAAGAAATGACATCAAAGGCGGCATTAATGCCTTGAGGAAGCTGCCAGATCACTCT GTACAGGCTGATGTGATGAGTGTTCTCATGGAGAAAATGGAGATTCTCAACCTAGATTTGTTTTTGTGCTTGCTACCCATGCTTATGGGCTTACTGGACAGCAAGATGGAAAg GCATGCAAGCATCTCTCTGGAGATGCTTCTGAAGCTGGTTGTAGTCTTTGGCCCAATGATACACTCAACTCTTTCAGCACCTCCAGCTGTTGGTGTTGATCTTCATGCGGAGCAAAG GCGAGAATGTTGCAACCGGTGCTTTATGCAGCTGCAAAAGATCCAGAAAATTCTTCCCATCCTTGAAAG GAGGGGTGGCTTGCTGGCCAAATGTGCCCATGAATTGAATTTAGTTCTTCAAGAATCATAA
- the LOC102619160 gene encoding katanin p80 WD40 repeat-containing subunit B1 homolog KTN80.1 isoform X1, whose translation MAKRGYKLQEFVAHSANVNCISIGKKACRFLITGGDDQKVNLWAIGKPTALMSLCGLSSPVDSVAFDSAEVLVLAGASTGVIKLWDLEESKMVRTLTGHKSNCTAVEFHPFGEFFASGCMDTNLKIWDIRKKGCIHTYKGHTRGINTIRFTPDGRWVVSGGFDNVVKVWDLTAGKLLHDFKFHEGHIRSIDFHPLEFLLATGSADRTVKFWDLETFELIGSTRPEVTGVRAITFHPDGRTLFSGFDDNLKVYSWEPVICHDSVEMGWSTLGDLCINDGKLLGCSFYRNSVGIWVADVSHVEPYGVGAPEPDQSICTEVKFNPPGSHSLEKVGIIGRSTSGFRSTSPDYETKDIKTIYVDSTGGKPVASQKIGPLNSPKVLPPLDSEEISDLQTEKQNPAIGVPEITNGQALDKSFIVPSIVPQESPAGKDSSFSAGESITFSRTKPGMLLRPAHVQKPSNSKYDAERLSTAAESESLNSKKSDLDSAVDPNVKTRFVSSDGARKSCEEKDCHIKTITGEIENIFSPQKPPKQEDGDKSRDCSKITNSVKFVNGVAVVPGRTRSLVERFERREKVNSNEDLAANVIPQTRLSRNEDQAADVTPQTTLSSNEDHVANVTSQTRLNGNEYQAATAPQQTRLSSNIDPVANVTPQTVPSGNEDQAANVTPQTRPSSNEDQTANVIRQTRPSSNEDQAVIVNPQTRLHSNEDQASNITPHTRHDRNEDRATNITPQTKISRNQDRATNITSHMGLNSNENRATNIPSRSRLNSREDQSTNTPSQTILNGAENKATKTPTQMRLKSSEDQVTITPPRARLNSSIEGQATNIPIRRRFNRNVDQTTNVTRHRRSISNTDQATSTTAHVAVKNNDDIATVITPHVTALSYERPSTPKGEPQISGRDTPVANEGEAVESLMETHDIFISTLRSRLTKLQVVRHFWERNDIKGGINALRKLPDHSVQADVMSVLMEKMEILNLDLFLCLLPMLMGLLDSKMERHASISLEMLLKLVVVFGPMIHSTLSAPPAVGVDLHAEQRRECCNRCFMQLQKIQKILPILERRGGLLAKCAHELNLVLQES comes from the exons ATGGCCAAGCGTGGATACAAGCTGC AGGAATTTGTGGCGCACTCAGCAAATGTGAATTGTATTAGTATTGGGAAGAAAGCATGTCGGTTTCTTATCACTGGTGGAGATGATCAGAAAGTGAATCTTTGGGCCATTGGAAAGCCCACTGCCTTAATG AGCCTGTGTGGTCTTTCAAGTCCAGTTGATTCAGTAGCTTTTGATTCAGCAGAAGTTTTAGTGCTCGCTGGAGCTTCTACTGGTGTGATAAAGCTGTGGGATCTGGAAGAATCAAAGA TGGTTCGCACACTTACTGGGCATAAATCCAATTGCACTGCTGTTGAATTTCATCCATTTGGTGAGTTCTTTGCATCTGGTTGCATGGACACAAATTTGAAGATCTGGGATATCAGAAAGAAAGGCTGCATTCACACATACAAGGGTCATACGCGAGGCATCAATACTATCAGATTCACTCCTGATGGTCGCTGGGTAGTTTCTGGTGGATTTGATAATGTCGTGAAG GTGTGGGATCTTACTGCCGGAAAACTCTTGCACGATTTTAAGTTCCATGAAGGGCATATCAGGTCGATAGACTTCCATCCCTTAGAGTTTCTTCTGGCCACAG GTTCAGCAGACAGAACCGTGAAATTCTGGGATTTGGAAACCTTTGAACTGATTGGATCAACCAGACCTGAG GTAACAGGAGTTCGCGCAATTACTTTTCATCCTGATGGGAGGACTCTGTTTTCTGGTTTTGACGATAATCTGAAG GTCTATTCATGGGAGCCTGTTATTTGTCATGATAGTGTTGAAATGGGATGGTCAACACTTGGTGATCTCTGCATTAACGACGGAAAGCTTTTGGGTTGCTCATTTTATCGAAATAGTGTCGGAATTTGGGTGGCTGATGTGTCG CATGTTGAGCCTTATGGAGTTGGTGCACCTGAACCTGATCAAAGTATTTGCACAGAGGTCAAATTTAATCCCCCAGGAAGTCATTCTTTGGAAAAAGTGGGAATTATTGGGAGATCAACTTCAGGTTTCCGCTCTACCTCTCCTGATTATGAGACAAAAGACATAAAGACCATATATGTGGATt CTACTGGCGGAAAACCTGTTGCTTCACAGAAAATTGGGCCTTTGAACTCTCCAAAAGTTTTACCTCCATTGGATTCTGAGGAAATCAGTGATCTGCAAACAGAGAAGCAGAATCCTGCAATAGGAGTTCCAGAAATAACTAATGGACAAGCACTTGATAAATCTTTTATTGTCCCTAGTATTGTACCTCAGGAGAGTCCGGCTGGGAaagattcttctttttctgCAGGAGAATCTATCACCTTTTCAAGGACAAAACCTGGTATGTTGCTCAGACCAGCTCACGTACAGAAGCCATCAAATAGCAAGTATGATGCTGAAAGGCTGTCAACAGCTGCTGAATCTGAAAGCCTTAACAGTAAGAAGAGTGATTTAGACAGTGCAGTGGATCCAAATGTCAAAACTCGCTTTGTATCGTCAGATGGAGCTAGAAAATCCTGTGAAGAAAAGGACTGTCATATCAAGACCATTACAGGGgagattgaaaatattttctctccaCAGAAACCTCCAAAACAAGAAGACG gtGATAAATCTCGTGATTGCAGCAAAATAACTAACTCTGTCAAATTTGTCAATGGAG TTGCAGTTGTACCTGGAAGAACTCGCTCTCTTGTAGAGAGAtttgaaagaagagaaaaagttaATAGCAATGAAGATCTAGCAGCTAATGTCATCCCACAAACAAGACTGAGCAGAAATGAAGATCAAGCAGCCGATGTCACTCCACAAACAACACTGAGCAGCAATGAAGATCATGTAGCCAATGTCACTTCACAAACAAGACTGAATGGCAATGAATATCAAGCAGCTACTGCCCCCCAACAAACAAGACTGAGCAGCAATATAGATCCAGTGGCTAATGTCACCCCACAAACAGTACCAAGCGGCAATGAAGATCAAGCAGCTAATGTCACCCCTCAAACAAGACCGAGTAGCAATGAAGATCAAACAGCTAATGTCATCCGTCAAACAAGACCGAGTAGCAATGAAGATCAAGCAGTTATTGTCAACCCTCAAACAAGGCTCCATAGCAATGAAGACCAAGCAAGTAATATAACCCCTCACACAAGACATGATAGGAATGAAGACCGAGCAACTAATATCACTCCTCAGACAAAAATCAGTAGGAATCAAGACCGAGCAACTAATATCACCTCTCACATGGGACTTAATAGCAATGAAAACCGAGCAACTAATATTCCCTCCCGTTCGAGACTTAATAGCCGTGAAGACCAATCAACTAATACCCCCTCTCAAACAATACTTAATGGTGCTGAAAATAAAGCAACTAAAACCCCTACTCAAATGAGACTTAAAAGCAGTGAAGACCAAGTAACTATTACCCCTCCTCGTGCAAGACTTAACAGCAGCATTGAAGGCCAAGCAACTAATATTCCAATTCGTAGGAGATTTAATAGAAATGTAGATCAAACAACTAATGTTACCCGTCACAGGAGATCTATTAGCAACACAGATCAAGCAACCTCTACCACTGCTCACGTAGCAGTTAAGAACAATGATGATATAGCAACTGTTATTACCCCCCATGTGACAGCTTTATCCTACGAAAGACCCAGCACTCCG AAAGGAGAACCTCAAATTTCTGGAAGGGATACACCCGTTGCTAATGAGGGGGAAGCTGTTGAAAGTCTGATGGAAACTCATGATATTTTCATAAGCACCCTACGATCCCGCTTGACAAAATTACAG GTGGTGCGGCATTTTTGGGAAAGAAATGACATCAAAGGCGGCATTAATGCCTTGAGGAAGCTGCCAGATCACTCT GTACAGGCTGATGTGATGAGTGTTCTCATGGAGAAAATGGAGATTCTCAACCTAGATTTGTTTTTGTGCTTGCTACCCATGCTTATGGGCTTACTGGACAGCAAGATGGAAAg GCATGCAAGCATCTCTCTGGAGATGCTTCTGAAGCTGGTTGTAGTCTTTGGCCCAATGATACACTCAACTCTTTCAGCACCTCCAGCTGTTGGTGTTGATCTTCATGCGGAGCAAAG GCGAGAATGTTGCAACCGGTGCTTTATGCAGCTGCAAAAGATCCAGAAAATTCTTCCCATCCTTGAAAG GAGGGGTGGCTTGCTGGCCAAATGTGCCCATGAATTGAATTTAGTTCTTCAAGAATCATAA